A segment of the Eleutherodactylus coqui strain aEleCoq1 chromosome 6, aEleCoq1.hap1, whole genome shotgun sequence genome:
AAAAAATATTGACTTTTAAATTCTACTGCATAACTGTGCATTCTTTCCTTTACTGCTATTTTCACCAGAGTTATGGCTGGAATCATTGGCTGGCCGGCCGGAGCTACAGGGAACGCCCATAGTTTAGGATTAGCTTGCGGATACACCCCTTCACTTAGCTGTCGGCGAGCTGTCAtgccaacaggatgccagacacaggCATCCTGTTTTGACATTCAGGAGAAGAAGCTGCCGGTTAGGGTAAGGGGTTATGGATTAGGGTTAGCGTTCATTTTACAGTTAGGGTTAGGAATCGTTGAACGCCTAGGAACGCTGCTAACTCGACCACAGCGGGGAGTCGCCTcgcccacagtgggagctggcctCTCGCTGTATCAGCGGGTGTTAAGTGGTTGGGACCTGTTTAACACTGCAGCATGGGGTCGAGGAGCATACGTGCTGGAGAGTGGGGGGTCAAGTGGTCAGGCCGATGTAGAGAGTCGAGCGGgcccaggaggagcaggaggttaGCAGAACGGGGGCATAGTTCACCTTGCTCCAGTGTGGGACAAAGTAGACAGTCGACTAGGACCACGAGCAGCAGGAGGATCACAGTTGCCACAGGTTATGAAACCATTGCAAAAAATCCAACATTGTCACGTTTTTGCGATTGTCACAATGTTGATTGTGACATTAAACTTCATCATGAGTTGCCTTAATGTCAATGATTTTAGGCAATGGCGTGGATCCCTTACCTAGATGTTACACAGCATTTAAGTAGTTCTACATGAAAGACTTGTCAACATGTACTTCGATTTTCCGTATTTCTATTGAACCTCCGACAGTCATACTTTATCCTTACCGTTATTTCATGTTTTGTTTTCCCACAGTAGTCAGTGCTAAGACATGGCGAGTCCAGACAGTGATGATGACACAGCGAAGGCATCTGTAAATGTTGACAACATGGAAGAAATGGCCTCACAGAAAGCAGAAAGTATAACATCCCAGGAGGTGGGAGCAACACCTGAGGCTGAGGATACAatatgtcaattttttttgttaGGACGTTGCAGGTTTGGGGATAAATGTAGAAACTCCCATACAGGAGTGCCTGCAGCCTCCAACCACCCTCGTGGGACAAAAGAAGGTAAAGGCAAAGTGAACCAAACATCTGAACGGAGGGGGAAAAAACCCCCAATGAAGACAGCCATTGACGTCATTAAACGGATTCAATGGGACTCGCATTTGCCAAGGGAACATTTTATAGTTGGTTATCTTGATAGATTCTTGGGTACAATTGAACAATATTTCTCTTATTTTTGTTGGAAAGATTTAGCATCAGTAGGGGAAGATGTTCTTGCCATACCCAAACATCGCATCCAGTATTTCAAATATAAAGATCTGGTTGTCTGGGACAAGACTAATCGTATAGACAATGTCTTCGGGTCAACAGGAAGTGGCTTGACAATCTTGGATATTATTGATCAATATGAAACATTGATTCAAGCAGAAGGAAGCGCTTTGGCAGAGAACGCACAGGAGCAAGGTGATGCGGACATTGATAATAATGAAGAAGAACCTGAAGAGAATTGTAACGAAGAAGAAGAACCTGAAGAGAAGAATTGCAAGTCTTTAGATCAACAACATACCAAAAAATTGAGGCCTACACATTTTATAGCAGTCCGCATAAGTAGTGAAGATGTGAGACATTCGATAAAGGAGGTACAGAATGGCCTTCAAAAGCATAACCCAGATATGTCGGAATATTTTATCCCGTTGCCGGAACTTCACTTAACTTTGTGCCTTCTGTACTTAGAATCTTCAGAAGATATTGAAGTTGCCTACACAGTGCTTCAAGAACTAAAAAGGGACACTCAGCGTACTCTTCCTCCAAGTCTTATCCTAAGCTTTGATGGTCTGAAGGACTTTTATTCACGGGTGCTGTATTTGAAACCTATGCTTATTCCAGGGCTACTGAGTTTTGTAAGCACACTCAAGCAAAGTTTTCGAAGTAAAGGTCTACAAATAATTGATCCACCCCAATCCAACAGCTTCCATGTGACAGTAGCAAAAATCCCTAGGAACGTGGCAAGGAGGGACATGAAGGTTCATTTTTTGCCAGAGGTGTACAGTGCTATTCAACTGACCCATTTTGGAGCACAACCTATTGACTGCCTTAGTTTCTGTGCAATTGGAAGCCCAAGGCGGACTGATGGCTTTTATTCAACACTTCTGGAATTACCCCTCTACTGATTCCACTATGTATAATTgcacaataatttaaaaaaatattcaaacACGCACCCAATTACTGTCCATTAGTAGCCAAATCCAAGGTGTGCCTTCATTTTTCTCAACCCTTATATAAAATGCCTGTAAATGCCATTCATATCTAAAATGAACCTACCCCAAAAATTGGGTTGGGCCTCATACAGATGACAGTGCCAGGTGCTTGGAGCCTCTATGGCCTCCTTGTGCTGCAGTACCACACTGATTTATTTTTACTATCAAATTTGCAAAtacttggaaaaaaaaactaacttgTCTATGCATGAAATCATGGGCGCACTAAGGTGCAGTAtgttctggattccgcagcaaataccgcctatagcatgctatggaaaaaggcTTTTTCTtgtacacaagtggaaatcaattgcgatttttccgcttgccgaggaaaaatcgcagcatgctctatttcagtgcagatACCACACGgagccttccattgaagtcaatggaagccgttcggcctccaacccttccgcaatgacgtggaaaggttgcagattccgcaTCATCACCTTGCGacaatgcgggaaaagcagggatttaaaacaaaactgtactgcgcatgtccgacggctcgccatgtggaccatcgcagtacagaaagaagaaaagaattaCAGACATGCGGGTGCTGTCTCGGCACtgggccagattccgctgcgagcTCCCACACGCAGAATCCAACGCGGACGCGTGCAGCCGGCCTCAATCATTTTACATTTGTCCCTGGGTTACAGCTTTTGTTATTGGTCACAGCTACATTTACAATTCTACTAGCCTCAAAGCTGAATTCTCCCAACATTCCTTGCTGATTTGCATGTTAGGTAATGTAAAAATCACACCAGCTCTTGCATAGTAATTCAATGTCGGAAAACCAAACTCTCCTACTGCACGAAAAAGCTCAGCTAAGCTATTAAAGTCATTTTACAAGATTACAAAACATGATTTATTattaaacatggctgctttcttccaagaacAGAACCACACCTGTTTGCGGGTTGTAATGGGTGCTGCAGCCcagctccattgacttcattggcgCTCAGCTGCCATGTAATTCACAACACACAGACAGGTGAGGTACTGTTTTTGGAAGTATGTAGCCATGTTTGAAAAGTCTATCCAACCTGTTAAAAGATATCTGTGACAATGCTTGTTGTCTATATCCAAAGTGGACCAGCATAACCGTAAATGCAGctctagggcttatttacacgagcgtataacgaccgccgttttcacggccggtcgatatacgctacccatctgatgcattagattccaattcatcagatcacacaggcgtattcccgctgcataaaagcgcctggccagccaATGTagcaccgggcgcttttacgccggccaggaaagatagtcctggaattcTCTTTCTGCCTGGAATATGTCagccactgcatagactcctatgggagccaatgacagcggccggagaagggagtttagccgcgtgactgctaagctccctccttcttctctcctccccttcggctgtttgcaataagaggggaCGGAGCTAAtctcgccctctcccattgctggctgtatacatggggtggaagcttagctctgcttctgtcccgccccctcccattgcaaacagccggagggggggagggagggggctaaactgtctccccacaCCCAACGGCATTGCTGCCACGGTGTTTATGtgcccattcacgcgtttttacggcaTCAGCAggtgcacgtaaaaatgcctacggccaGGTGAAAGAGGTCTAAGGATCAGTACAAATTAAGTAAAACTAAGTACCTAATTATtcaaaagaaggagcagatttggggatttaattacgaacaaactacaaaagacaggtacacaatccgcacatcactgaaaagattAATGTTCAAACTTTTGTATGGCTTATCAGCAAgctccattttctgccacatcgcAGTGCTTAGTTTATAGTTTTAGAGTCAGTGGGATGCATTTGCATATGCAACCAAGTTcaacaaattttctgtgccatTTGTAAATTTGCTTGTGACGAGGTGGCTGTTTTTAGAATTTCTGACAGAATTCATGTTGCACTTTAACAATGGATTTACACATGGCAAACTCACACACACAAAACGATTGCTCCCATGGTGTCGTCATTTTCCTATAAACTGTaatcaataaaggcccatttacacacacagataatctttcaaacaattgaaagttgtagcgatcattttgcataaagtgttaatggccactaattggcattaacactttatcatcttcatttgcatgtaaaagggcctctggaagctgtttgcagagcccagcatgtgggctgggctctgcacacagctgcattgttctcttaggagctgccagcagaatacaaggtAATTTCCTGCTCCCAAgtacacagcatgcggtctattgagagaaaAAGTATCTCTctatggctgaacaatggattttaagctcaccttaaaatcatcgttcagatgaaaagtgcatgatgtctGTGTTTACACACAATTATCACTTATTTGCAGtcatttaaacaaattttgagcgataatcgttgcatgtaaatggcacTTACTTGTATTTCATAAAAAACTGTGAACCTCTCCcttttcagtgatgtgcggattgtgtacctgtcttttgtagtttgtaattaaatccacGAATCTGCTCCTCCTCTTTGAATAATCCTGTATTTTAACGGTTACTCCACTGATGTTGGTTATAGCTATATGTATAATGTAGAATTCTGCTCTGAAGTGGATATCCCCTTCAAACTTCTTGCAATCTATCGTATAGAGTTTATATCAAGCTCTCAATACATGTAAAATTTCGACAATTTTCTGTTTGATTTAAGATGAAATTATATTGTTTCGCCTGGTGACTTATCAGATAGTTCTGATGCATTGCACGGTCTTACATGTAGTTTGCATGTTCTTCGTATATTTGCATTGTTTCCTCCAGGTCCTTTTTCCACACTAAAAGTTTTTTACTTTGATAATTTTCTACCTTGTAATTCTATAATAAAGACCCTATTTATTCTGCCCACTACTTGTTGTAGTTTTTGTGCAACTAGAAGAGCTCCTCGTTGCTTGCGTTCCGGAAGATGAAGATTTTGTAATGGATCTAGACCACGGGTCTTTTGGCATGTCACTAGGTAACTATTCTCCTGTTTATCTATGAACAGATTAACATGTGACTCATTAGTCCCCTAGCCCTTCCCTTCCAAGCAAAAGTTTTAGCAAATAACATGCAGTAATTGTGGCACAGGATGACTCATCAGCTCGATAACTGGTCATACTGACAGATC
Coding sequences within it:
- the LENG9 gene encoding leukocyte receptor cluster member 9 yields the protein MASPDSDDDTAKASVNVDNMEEMASQKAESITSQEVGATPEAEDTICQFFLLGRCRFGDKCRNSHTGVPAASNHPRGTKEGKGKVNQTSERRGKKPPMKTAIDVIKRIQWDSHLPREHFIVGYLDRFLGTIEQYFSYFCWKDLASVGEDVLAIPKHRIQYFKYKDLVVWDKTNRIDNVFGSTGSGLTILDIIDQYETLIQAEGSALAENAQEQGDADIDNNEEEPEENCNEEEEPEEKNCKSLDQQHTKKLRPTHFIAVRISSEDVRHSIKEVQNGLQKHNPDMSEYFIPLPELHLTLCLLYLESSEDIEVAYTVLQELKRDTQRTLPPSLILSFDGLKDFYSRVLYLKPMLIPGLLSFVSTLKQSFRSKGLQIIDPPQSNSFHVTVAKIPRNVARRDMKVHFLPEVYSAIQLTHFGAQPIDCLSFCAIGSPRRTDGFYSTLLELPLY